In Bacillus sp. NP247, one DNA window encodes the following:
- a CDS encoding YfmQ family protein — MTTWFIVLLVVFGAFKIIVSSLPNSVIESIISRYETHPQLEEENVTVTINGNNLEGQKKSQIIHDFNEGLFLDRYYAPPYNEGTPLIINAKRGKKDFTFYIYNHEEHVDVVKQHKKKVVAYSLRSKNLQNSDMFVSADLA, encoded by the coding sequence ATGACGACTTGGTTTATTGTACTGTTAGTTGTATTTGGGGCATTTAAAATTATCGTTTCTAGCCTTCCTAACTCTGTTATTGAATCCATTATTAGCAGGTACGAAACACATCCACAACTTGAAGAAGAGAATGTGACTGTTACAATCAATGGAAATAATTTAGAAGGCCAAAAGAAATCTCAAATTATTCATGATTTTAATGAAGGTTTATTTTTAGATCGCTATTATGCACCGCCATATAATGAGGGAACTCCTTTAATTATCAATGCAAAGCGTGGCAAAAAGGATTTTACATTTTATATTTATAATCATGAAGAGCATGTTGATGTTGTAAAACAACATAAAAAGAAAGTAGTTGCTTATAGTTTACGCTCTAAAAACCTACAAAATAGTGATATGTTCGTGTCAGCTGATTTAGCTTAA
- a CDS encoding MBL fold metallo-hydrolase has protein sequence MMRMEVWGGAGEYGRSCYFVKNKEMKIVFDCGINRSYEESYPKIEREIVTFLDAVFLSHIHEDHTMGLPLLTKYGYKKKIWTTRYTKEQLPAYFEKWKNYNLSKGWDLPYNDQNIKDLNYVCIDEISNPNEWIQITPTLRFQWGYSGHVLGAVWFLVDMCNTYVFYSGDYSAESNILRANLPENLRSDIKIAIVDAAYHTDDVSQNERLDDLCTEIERVMQNKGIALLPLPQLGRAQDIVLYLYERYKEFPLIVDKEILAGFEEMFIYKDWLKNNEELERVLESLKRNIIVMDNDISMQNSYGIVVMSDANMQTKRAQLYYEQLRHEERNSIIFTGHIAKGSFAEKVMKEHVRNTCRVNRVPYKVHQSLSDVKEMLNTLLPEHTVLVHSLKEDTDRLQQKLSTAGYENIYSLAMERIEVI, from the coding sequence ATGATGAGGATGGAAGTATGGGGAGGAGCGGGAGAATACGGTCGTTCCTGCTATTTTGTAAAAAATAAAGAGATGAAAATAGTATTTGATTGTGGTATTAATCGATCCTATGAGGAGAGTTATCCAAAAATAGAACGAGAAATAGTTACATTTTTGGATGCGGTATTTTTATCACATATTCATGAAGATCATACGATGGGATTACCTTTATTGACGAAGTATGGATATAAGAAAAAAATTTGGACGACTCGTTATACGAAGGAGCAACTGCCAGCTTATTTTGAAAAATGGAAAAACTACAATCTTTCAAAAGGGTGGGATTTACCTTATAACGACCAAAATATTAAAGATTTAAATTATGTATGTATTGATGAGATTAGTAATCCAAATGAATGGATACAGATTACGCCAACGTTGCGGTTTCAATGGGGGTATAGTGGGCATGTATTAGGAGCTGTTTGGTTTTTAGTGGATATGTGTAATACATACGTATTTTATTCTGGTGATTATTCAGCAGAATCTAATATACTACGTGCTAATTTACCTGAAAATTTGCGAAGCGATATAAAAATTGCAATTGTAGATGCCGCTTACCACACCGATGATGTTTCGCAAAATGAAAGATTAGACGATCTATGTACAGAAATTGAACGAGTCATGCAAAATAAAGGAATAGCATTACTACCGCTGCCGCAACTTGGTAGGGCGCAAGATATAGTATTGTATTTATATGAACGATATAAAGAATTTCCGCTTATAGTAGATAAAGAAATTTTGGCTGGATTTGAAGAGATGTTCATATATAAAGATTGGCTAAAAAATAATGAAGAACTTGAACGGGTTCTGGAGAGTTTGAAAAGAAACATAATAGTTATGGATAATGACATTAGTATGCAAAATAGTTACGGAATAGTTGTAATGAGTGATGCGAATATGCAAACGAAAAGAGCACAGTTATACTATGAACAACTTCGGCATGAAGAACGGAATTCCATTATTTTTACAGGACATATTGCTAAAGGGAGTTTTGCAGAAAAAGTTATGAAAGAGCATGTAAGGAATACATGTAGGGTGAATCGAGTTCCGTATAAAGTTCACCAAAGTCTAAGTGATGTTAAGGAAATGTTAAATACATTATTACCAGAACATACGGTGTTAGTGCACTCTCTTAAAGAGGATACGGATCGATTACAACAAAAGCTAAGTACAGCAGGATATGAAAATATATATTCACTTGCAATGGAACGTATAGAAGTAATTTAA
- a CDS encoding iron ABC transporter permease gives MVNRFVSVRQVGMTVALLLVVMLIVIPLFLILFSSVYENSSWNFLKPFEVMQSGGLAGIFLNSMLLGVLVVLGATILAFPLAFIMSKTDVGKHSKLDIVFMIPFMTPPYIGSMGWILFMQPNGYFEQFFPMLKTISSSFFSLGGMVLIMSLHLFPFLYFMLKNTLLQIGSSKEEAAAVHGGGFFYRLRKIILPLLLSSYVMGALLIFVKTIAEFGTPATFGRRIGFHVLTSEIHKFISSWPIDFSSATALSSLLLSACMLIWYVQNVLNRKYSYAMVSGKGVKSKRYTLSIFTRFIAWVYVISLLIVAIGIPYFSILIASLSKLRGGGLHLNNFTTSHYEALFTIGSPGLEALWNSFIFSLVTAIVAVIVGVFLALMIRKGKKSSEKWLDMCGMLPNMVPGIVMVVGLILFWNSPYMPISIYNTPVMVIVTYVVLFLPYTVQYVKASLGQIDDSLVQAGSIFSGNYIYIFRKIILPLIIPGILAGWAMTFTISIRELVASLLVLPPSVETSATFIFAQFEQGEVSIGMAMAVVSVGLTTMCLLLLQYMEQKRKGVA, from the coding sequence ATGGTAAATCGATTCGTATCAGTAAGACAAGTTGGAATGACAGTAGCATTGTTACTTGTGGTGATGTTAATCGTCATTCCGCTTTTTCTCATTTTATTTTCTAGTGTATATGAAAATAGCAGTTGGAATTTTTTAAAGCCTTTTGAAGTCATGCAGAGTGGTGGATTAGCTGGGATTTTTCTGAATTCAATGTTGCTAGGTGTACTCGTTGTACTAGGAGCTACAATATTAGCATTTCCATTAGCGTTCATTATGAGCAAAACAGATGTTGGAAAGCATAGTAAATTGGACATTGTTTTTATGATTCCATTTATGACGCCGCCGTATATTGGATCGATGGGCTGGATTTTGTTCATGCAACCTAACGGCTATTTTGAACAATTTTTTCCGATGCTAAAGACGATTTCATCTTCGTTTTTTAGTTTAGGAGGTATGGTTCTAATTATGAGTCTGCATTTATTCCCATTCCTTTATTTCATGTTAAAGAACACGTTACTTCAGATTGGGAGTAGTAAAGAAGAAGCTGCAGCAGTTCATGGTGGGGGATTCTTCTATCGTTTAAGAAAAATAATATTACCGTTATTATTATCAAGTTATGTAATGGGTGCTTTACTCATTTTCGTAAAGACGATTGCAGAATTTGGAACACCGGCTACATTTGGACGTAGAATTGGCTTTCATGTATTAACATCAGAAATTCATAAATTTATCTCGAGTTGGCCGATTGATTTTAGTAGTGCAACGGCTTTATCCTCATTGTTACTTAGTGCATGTATGCTCATTTGGTATGTGCAAAATGTATTGAATCGAAAGTACTCATATGCAATGGTTAGTGGAAAAGGTGTGAAATCTAAAAGATATACTTTGTCTATATTTACACGTTTTATAGCATGGGTTTATGTAATTTCTTTACTAATAGTAGCAATTGGAATCCCATACTTTTCTATACTTATTGCTTCTTTGTCAAAACTAAGAGGCGGTGGCTTACATTTAAATAACTTTACAACAAGCCATTATGAAGCATTGTTTACAATAGGTTCTCCAGGATTAGAAGCTTTATGGAACAGTTTTATTTTTTCACTCGTAACAGCGATTGTTGCTGTAATTGTTGGGGTCTTTTTGGCACTTATGATTCGAAAGGGGAAAAAGTCCTCTGAAAAATGGCTTGATATGTGCGGTATGTTACCGAATATGGTACCAGGAATAGTGATGGTTGTAGGGCTTATTTTATTTTGGAATTCACCATATATGCCTATATCAATTTACAATACGCCTGTCATGGTTATAGTAACGTATGTTGTTCTTTTTTTACCTTATACGGTGCAGTATGTAAAAGCATCGCTCGGACAAATTGATGATTCTCTTGTACAGGCAGGGAGTATTTTTTCTGGAAATTATATTTATATTTTTAGAAAAATAATATTGCCTCTTATTATCCCAGGCATTCTTGCTGGATGGGCGATGACATTTACGATTTCGATAAGAGAGTTAGTAGCATCGCTTCTCGTACTACCTCCATCAGTAGAAACGTCAGCAACGTTTATTTTTGCTCAATTTGAACAAGGGGAAGTATCTATAGGAATGGCGATGGCCGTTGTTTCTGTTGGGCTTACAACAATGTGCTTATTACTTCTGCAATATATGGAGCAAAAACGAAAAGGGGTAGCATGA
- a CDS encoding histidine phosphatase family protein codes for MTTIYFVRHAHSTYTKEERERPLSEKGWLDAQNITSLLKDEKIDVVISSPYERAMQTVEGIANANKLSIQLEEDLRERLLSKEPVQDFNDAIQKVWEDWIFAYEGGESNDVAQRRAVLCMQNILGKYKGKNIVIGTHGNIMVLLMNYFDSKYDFQFWKTLHMPDVYKLIFDNNDFISAERIEKTGHQINIL; via the coding sequence ATGACTACAATATATTTCGTTCGCCACGCTCACTCTACATATACAAAGGAAGAAAGGGAACGTCCCTTATCTGAGAAGGGTTGGTTAGATGCACAAAACATAACAAGCTTGTTAAAAGATGAGAAGATTGATGTTGTTATTTCTAGTCCATACGAAAGAGCGATGCAGACCGTTGAAGGAATTGCGAATGCAAATAAACTATCAATACAATTGGAAGAAGATTTACGGGAAAGGTTATTAAGTAAAGAACCAGTACAGGATTTTAATGATGCTATTCAGAAGGTGTGGGAAGACTGGATTTTTGCATACGAAGGCGGGGAATCAAATGATGTAGCACAAAGGCGTGCTGTATTATGTATGCAAAATATATTGGGAAAATATAAAGGGAAGAATATTGTAATAGGCACTCATGGGAATATTATGGTATTACTAATGAATTATTTTGATTCGAAATATGATTTTCAGTTTTGGAAAACACTTCATATGCCCGATGTGTATAAATTGATTTTTGATAATAATGATTTCATTTCTGCTGAAAGAATAGAAAAAACCGGTCATCAGATAAACATTTTGTAA